One window of the Bombus pyrosoma isolate SC7728 linkage group LG5, ASM1482585v1, whole genome shotgun sequence genome contains the following:
- the LOC122567580 gene encoding centrosomal protein CCDC61-like isoform X3: MLHTSESITLDLLTFEDLQLLRARKLERSSCSSLNNTTNNRRYLILTYTVEFDRIHYPLSLEYCGLPNPMILQATIRKLQTELERLQSTRINRDFQKRVEQLTIANQKLIQENHRLKNGGKGLKHLLESIKSLENNVVKERASFQMQIQKLKAENAALLLKVQQLTASANRKPGDGSPALKCHNRTSSTLRRSRSRSSSISSRNKTSSLSPGSSLESIRIQRSPCRNSKVYNNKTKNSKIEFENLETRIHTLQKMLKEGISIK, translated from the exons ATGCTGCAT aCAAGCGAATCCATTACTCTGGATCTGCTGACATTCGaagatttacaattattacgTGCCCGTAAACTTGAACGCAGTTCGTgttcaagtttgaataataCGACAAATAATCGTCGATATCTTATATTAACGTACACGGTAGAATTTGATAG AATCCATTATCCATTATCTTTGGAATATTGCGGTTTACCCAATCCTATGATATTACAAGCTAccattagaaaattacaaactgAACTTGAAAGATTGCAATCTACACGAATAAATAGAGATTTTCAGAAACGTGTTGAGCAACTGACAATTGCGAATCAAAAGCTTATACAAGAAAATCATAGGCTTAAAAATGGAG GAAAAggtttaaaacatttattggAATCAATTAAATCGTTAGAGAATAATGTTGTTAAGGAACGTGCGTCCTTTCAAATGCAAATTCAAAAACTTAAAGCCGAAAATGCAGCTTTGTTATTGAAAGTACAGCAACTTACTGCATCTGCTAATAGAAAACCAGGAGATGGTAGTCCAGCATTAAAATGTCATAACCGTACATCTTCTACGCTTAGACGAAGCAGAAGTCGGTCTTCTTCGATTTCAAGTCGTAATAAAACTTCTAGTTTATCACCAG GGAGTTCATTAGAATCGATTAGAATTCAACGATCTCCTTGCCGAAATTcgaaagtatataataataaaacaaagaattcaA aaatcgagtttgaaaatttggagACAAGAATTCACACATTacagaaaatgttgaaagaaGGGATAAGcataaagtaa
- the LOC122567580 gene encoding centrosomal protein CCDC61-like isoform X2, which produces MLQSGLLKTSESITLDLLTFEDLQLLRARKLERSSCSSLNNTTNNRRYLILTYTVEFDRIHYPLSLEYCGLPNPMILQATIRKLQTELERLQSTRINRDFQKRVEQLTIANQKLIQENHRLKNGGKGLKHLLESIKSLENNVVKERASFQMQIQKLKAENAALLLKVQQLTASANRKPGDGSPALKCHNRTSSTLRRSRSRSSSISSRNKTSSLSPGSSLESIRIQRSPCRNSKVYNNKTKNSKIEFENLETRIHTLQKMLKEGISIK; this is translated from the exons ATGCTGCAATCTGGATTGCTAAAA aCAAGCGAATCCATTACTCTGGATCTGCTGACATTCGaagatttacaattattacgTGCCCGTAAACTTGAACGCAGTTCGTgttcaagtttgaataataCGACAAATAATCGTCGATATCTTATATTAACGTACACGGTAGAATTTGATAG AATCCATTATCCATTATCTTTGGAATATTGCGGTTTACCCAATCCTATGATATTACAAGCTAccattagaaaattacaaactgAACTTGAAAGATTGCAATCTACACGAATAAATAGAGATTTTCAGAAACGTGTTGAGCAACTGACAATTGCGAATCAAAAGCTTATACAAGAAAATCATAGGCTTAAAAATGGAG GAAAAggtttaaaacatttattggAATCAATTAAATCGTTAGAGAATAATGTTGTTAAGGAACGTGCGTCCTTTCAAATGCAAATTCAAAAACTTAAAGCCGAAAATGCAGCTTTGTTATTGAAAGTACAGCAACTTACTGCATCTGCTAATAGAAAACCAGGAGATGGTAGTCCAGCATTAAAATGTCATAACCGTACATCTTCTACGCTTAGACGAAGCAGAAGTCGGTCTTCTTCGATTTCAAGTCGTAATAAAACTTCTAGTTTATCACCAG GGAGTTCATTAGAATCGATTAGAATTCAACGATCTCCTTGCCGAAATTcgaaagtatataataataaaacaaagaattcaA aaatcgagtttgaaaatttggagACAAGAATTCACACATTacagaaaatgttgaaagaaGGGATAAGcataaagtaa
- the LOC122567580 gene encoding centrosomal protein CCDC61-like isoform X1: MNKVGPSLVTSYTFKSGKEYIVKIKVTAFKGCQRNLELTITDKYTTENWQSFYDAAYIENLTQKTGNYKHFDVFVAMLQSGLLKTSESITLDLLTFEDLQLLRARKLERSSCSSLNNTTNNRRYLILTYTVEFDRIHYPLSLEYCGLPNPMILQATIRKLQTELERLQSTRINRDFQKRVEQLTIANQKLIQENHRLKNGGKGLKHLLESIKSLENNVVKERASFQMQIQKLKAENAALLLKVQQLTASANRKPGDGSPALKCHNRTSSTLRRSRSRSSSISSRNKTSSLSPGSSLESIRIQRSPCRNSKVYNNKTKNSKIEFENLETRIHTLQKMLKEGISIK; this comes from the exons ATGAACAAAGTTGGTCCATCTCTGGTGACAAGTTATACTTTTAAAAGTGGCAAAGAATACATTGTAAAGATCAAAGTTACTGCTTTTAAGGGATGTCAGCGTAATTTGGAGCTTACTATTACCGATAAATACACCACCGAGAATTGGCAGTCTTTTTACGATGCTGCAT ACATTGAAAATTTGACGCAGAAGACGGgaaattacaaacattttgaTGTATTTGTGGCTATGCTGCAATCTGGATTGCTAAAA aCAAGCGAATCCATTACTCTGGATCTGCTGACATTCGaagatttacaattattacgTGCCCGTAAACTTGAACGCAGTTCGTgttcaagtttgaataataCGACAAATAATCGTCGATATCTTATATTAACGTACACGGTAGAATTTGATAG AATCCATTATCCATTATCTTTGGAATATTGCGGTTTACCCAATCCTATGATATTACAAGCTAccattagaaaattacaaactgAACTTGAAAGATTGCAATCTACACGAATAAATAGAGATTTTCAGAAACGTGTTGAGCAACTGACAATTGCGAATCAAAAGCTTATACAAGAAAATCATAGGCTTAAAAATGGAG GAAAAggtttaaaacatttattggAATCAATTAAATCGTTAGAGAATAATGTTGTTAAGGAACGTGCGTCCTTTCAAATGCAAATTCAAAAACTTAAAGCCGAAAATGCAGCTTTGTTATTGAAAGTACAGCAACTTACTGCATCTGCTAATAGAAAACCAGGAGATGGTAGTCCAGCATTAAAATGTCATAACCGTACATCTTCTACGCTTAGACGAAGCAGAAGTCGGTCTTCTTCGATTTCAAGTCGTAATAAAACTTCTAGTTTATCACCAG GGAGTTCATTAGAATCGATTAGAATTCAACGATCTCCTTGCCGAAATTcgaaagtatataataataaaacaaagaattcaA aaatcgagtttgaaaatttggagACAAGAATTCACACATTacagaaaatgttgaaagaaGGGATAAGcataaagtaa
- the LOC122567588 gene encoding uncharacterized protein LOC122567588 isoform X2, which produces MSGTQMKYPYSLAAKIRRFPFHHYMFVAKNGWVLRYWTISTILCLPLFYKFHKMSHAPENVKKWEELHKEQFSGKMHH; this is translated from the exons ATGTCTGGAACACAAATGAAGTACCCATATTCACTGGCTGCAAAAATTAGACGATTTCCATTTCATCATTACATGTTTGTAGCAAAGAATGGTTGGGTACTTAGATATTGGACAATTAGTACAATACTTTGTTTACCTCTGTTCTATAAATTCCACAAAATGA GTCATGCTCcagaaaatgtgaaaaaatgGGAGGAGCTCCACAAAGAACAATTTTCTGGGAAAATGcatcattaa
- the LOC122567571 gene encoding N-terminal kinase-like protein, whose protein sequence is MWSFFSRDPTKDFSYEIGEPVSSLDDKSIWTLHRAKKKGSTGGEDVSVFVFECKTGNEHLLNIARSAVKRLKTLRHPSILAYLDSFETNKVIYLATERVETLYSRLIRKSDGDDESKRELYFSWGIFQITRALNFLNNDGNLRHNNVNLWTVFVNEESGEWKLGGVEYMTAVDTVYNVLPSTFQVYYPLDIKENVKPATKCSVDMWGLGCLIWETYNGPLTSNSQLKVSDKIPKQLQLIYRELISSNEEGRPNPADVIARCRSNGGFFKNDLVDALLFLEEIQMKERGEKGRFFSQLAGQLESFPDGVGRYKILPQLLAAFEFGDAGSAVLPPLLQLGCQLPDAEYQRRVVPCVVKLFASNDRATRLRLLQQLDRFVDHLQPATVNEAIFPQVAKGFLDTNAAIREQTIKSVVHLAPKLDYNNLNVETLRYFAKLQSKDEHGGIRTNTTVCLGKIAQHLHPQIRQKVLIGAFIRGTRDPFPPARAASILALAATQQYFLLQEVANRILPALCPLTTDVDKGVRDNAFRTIRGFLSKLERVSENPGLRESMEADVNTATPSLSNAAATWAGWAVTAVTAKFYRSQSDTPKSSNPHNISRVLLNKPASLEQASSSQSSASTTATTSSATSMTSLDHDHEHDLQNATNANSDCDWDWDADNWGDMEEGPSSTSGHGLSNISPSCHSPKPNDQWTSLEEEPEEEAVQDVEDKNDSSEVGWEDSEFQPLEDFQPLEHTQSENAESTNAISGNNKLEEARRKREERKLARQRQMEAKRAIKLRNNVAAKKL, encoded by the exons atgtgGTCCTTCTTTTCAAGAGACCCCACCAAAGATTTTTCATATGAGATCGGTGAACCGGTTTCTAGTTTAGATGATAAGAGCATCTGGACACTGCATAGGGCTAAGAAAAAG GGTTCTACAGGAGGTGAGGATGTTTCAGTGTTCGTATTTGAATGTAAGACAGGCAATGAACATCTTTTGAATATAGCTCGTTCAGCggttaaaagattaaaaacaCTTAGACATCCAAGTATACTTGCATATCTTGACAGTTTTGAG actaataaagtaatttatttagcAACTGAACGTGTAGAAACTTTATATAGTCGACTGATAAGGAAATCTGATGGTGATGATGAATCTAAAAGGgaactatatttttcttggGGAATATTCCAAATTACT aGAGCactgaattttctaaataatgaTGGTAACCTACGACACAACAATGTTAATTTATGGACTGTATTTGTTAATGAGGAAAGTGGAGAATGGAAACTTGGTGGAGTTGAATATATGACAGCAGTAGATACTgtttacaacgtattaccatcaACATTCCAAGTATATTATCCTCTTGATATTAAGGAAAATGTAAAGCCAGCCACCAAATG cTCAGTTGACATGTGGGGACTTGGATGCCTGATCTGGGAAACATATAATGGTCCACTAACTTCAAATTCGCAACTTAAAGTCAGTGATAAA attccAAAACAATTGCAACTGATATATAGAGAATTGATCAGTAGCAATGAAGAAGGAAGACCGAATCCTGCAGATGTGATAGCGCGTTGCCGCAGTAATGgtggattttttaaaaatgatttagtAGATGCACTTTTATTCTTAGAGGAAAttcaaatgaaagaaagaggagaaaagggGCGGTTTTTCTCACAACTTGCTGGTCAGTTGGAATCATTTCCGGATGGTGTTGGCaggtataaaattttaccacAATTATTAGCTGCCTTTGAATTTGGTGATGCTGGAAGTGCAGTATTACCTCCTCTATTACAACTTGGTTGCCAACTGCCCGACGCCGAATATCAACGAAGAGTTGTACCATGTGTTGTCAAATTATTTGCATCCAACGATAGAGCAACAAGATTAAGATTATTGCAACAACTAGATCGATTTGTTGATCATTTACAACCAGCAACTGTTAACGAAGCTATCTTTCCACag gTAGCCAAAGGGTTTTTAGATACAAATGCTGCAATCAGGgaacaaacaataaaatctGTTGTACATTTAGCACcaaaattagattataacaATCTTAATGTGGAAACATTAAGGTATTTTGCTAAACTTCAGTCGAAAGATGAACATGGTGGCATACGTACTAATACTACAGTTTGTTTAGGAAAAATTGCTCAACATCTTCATCCTCAAATTAGgcaaaaa GTATTAATTGGAGCATTTATTCGAGGTACACGAGATCCCTTTCCACCGGCTAGAGCGGCGAGTATTTTAGCATTAGCTGCAACACAGCAATACTTTTTACTACAGGAAGTTGCAAATCGTATTTTACCAGCTCTGTGCCCACTCACTACAGATGTGGATAAGGGAGTAAGAGATAACGCATTCCGAACTATCCGTGGATTTCTATCAAAACTAGAAAGAGTATCGGAAAATCCAGGATTACGTGAATCTATGG AGGCTGATGTAAATACAGCTACACCAAGTCTTAGCAATGCAGCCGCAACATGGGCTGGCTGGGCTGTAACAGCAGTTACTGCCAAATTTTATCGCAGTCAATCGGATACACCTAAATCATCAAATCCGCATAACATATCTAGAGTTTTACTAAACAAACCCGCCTCTTTAG AGCAAGCTAGCAGTTCGCAAAGTAGTGCTAGTACAACTGCCACGACAAGTAGTGCTACAAGTATGACATCATTAGACCATGATCATGAACATGATTTACAGAATGCTACAAACGCAAATTCAGATTGTGATTGGGACTGGGATGCTGACAATTGGGGTGATATGGAAGAAGGACCTTCTAGTACATCAGGACATGGACTAAGTAACATTTCACCATCTTGTCATTCTCCTAAACCTAATGATCAGTGGACAAGCCTTGAAGAAGAACCA gAGGAAGAAGCAGTACAGGATGTAGAAGATAAGAATGATTCTTCTGAGGTAGGTTGGGAGGATTCAGAATTTCAGCCTCTGGAAGATTTTCAACCATTAGAACATACACAATCAG AAAATGCTGAAAGTACTAATGCAATTAGTGGAAACAATAAATTAGAAGAAGCAAGAAGAAAACGTGAGGAGCGTAAATTAGCAAGGCAAAGACAAATGGAAGCAAAGAGAGcgataaaattacgaaataatgtcGCTGCTAAGAAACTCTAA
- the LOC122567584 gene encoding probable glucosamine 6-phosphate N-acetyltransferase: MSSIEEKCVEDTEIELFNSSVLDRLSLSHIDGLLIRPLKSEDYDRGFLQLLAQLTEVGNINREQFLNRFHMMKNTGSYYIIVIEDVNTEKIVATATLVVEQKFIHNCAVRGRLEDVVVNSKYRGKHLGKLVIRIILQLSRYLRCYKLSLDCKDHLIPFYESLGFKREPSNANYLNMRFPTENNTEQSHL; this comes from the exons ATGAGTTCTATAGAG GAAAAATGTGTTGAAGATACAgaaatcgaattatttaattcgagTGTATTGGATCGATTGTCCTTGTCACACATCGATGGTTTATTAATTAGGCCTTTAAAATCTGAAGATTATGATAGAg GTTTTCTTCAGCTCTTGGCTCAATTAACTGAAGTTGGAAATATCAATAGAGAACAATTTCTTA ATCGTTTTCATATGATGAAAAATACTGGTAGCTATTACATCATTGTAATAGAAGATGTAAATACTGAAAAGATAGTAGCGACTGCAACATTAGTTGTAGAACAAAAGTTTATCCACAATTGTGCAGTG AGAGGACGTTTAGAAGATGTGgtagtaaatagtaaatacCGTGGTAAGCATCTAGGAAAGCTGGTAATcagaattatattacaattgtCACGCTATTTACGATGCTATAAATTATCATTGGATTGTAAAGATCATCTTATACCATTCTATGAAAGTTTAGGCTTTAAACGTGAGCCTAGCAATGCCAATTATCTTAATATGAGATTTCCAACTGAAAACAATACAGAACAATCTCATTTATGA
- the LOC122567588 gene encoding uncharacterized protein LOC122567588 isoform X1, translating to MRSIYNLYRTHAMSGTQMKYPYSLAAKIRRFPFHHYMFVAKNGWVLRYWTISTILCLPLFYKFHKMSHAPENVKKWEELHKEQFSGKMHH from the exons ATGAGAAGCATTTACAACCTCTATAGAACTCATG CCATGTCTGGAACACAAATGAAGTACCCATATTCACTGGCTGCAAAAATTAGACGATTTCCATTTCATCATTACATGTTTGTAGCAAAGAATGGTTGGGTACTTAGATATTGGACAATTAGTACAATACTTTGTTTACCTCTGTTCTATAAATTCCACAAAATGA GTCATGCTCcagaaaatgtgaaaaaatgGGAGGAGCTCCACAAAGAACAATTTTCTGGGAAAATGcatcattaa